From Burkholderiales bacterium:
CCCCCGTCAAGCTCGAGATCCGCACCGGGGGCAGCGCCAAGCCTTACGCCTTCCGCTTCGAGAACGAGTGGCCGATCAAGCGCACGCAGTGGACCAAGCTGTACCTGCGCATCGACCGCGACGGCCCGAACAAGGGCGACACCGCCGAAGGCGCGCTCGTGCCGAAGGTCGTCGAGTCGGAGAAGAAGATCAGCTACTCCGCCGGCCCGGGCCACTACCGCCCGGTGTCGGGACGCTCGGGTGTTTCGTTCGAGACGCCGCCGATGGAAGCGGACACCGAGGTGACCGGTCCTCTCGTGCTCAACCTGTGGGTGTCGAGCTCGTCCGAGGACATGGACATTTACGCGACGATCCGCAACATCGATCCGTCGGGCAAGGACGTCAACGAAGTCGGCCAGCGCGGCGAGCCGGTGGCGTGCGTGACCAAGGGCTGGCTGCGCGCTTCGCACCGCAAGCTCGACCGCGAAAAGTCCCTGCCCTACCGCCCGTACCACGCCCATAACGAGCGCCAGTGGCTGAAGAAGGACGAGATCGTCGAATGCCAGGTCGAGATCTGGCCGACGAGCATGGTGTTCAAGAAAGGCCACAAGCTGCGCCTCGACATCACCCCCCGCGACGGCGTCGCCACCGGCCACTTCACCCACTACAACGCGGACTACAACGCCGGCGCGACGAACGTCATCCACTCCGGCGGCGATCGGCTGTCGTGGCTGATGCTGCCGGTGATTCCGGCGCGCTAACGCGCGCCGCGTCGGCCAGTGAACGCCTCGGAGGGAAACCCTTGGTTTCCCTCCGAGACCTCCTTTCCTTCGGCTCCAGCGCGCTCGCTTTGCGTCCGCGCAACGAGCGGACTCGAGCCTATGGCTTCAGAACAACTTTTATGCAGCCGTCGTCCTTGTCCCGAAACGTCTTGTACGCCTTCGGGCCTTCATCGAGCGGGAGACGATGCGTGACGACGAACGACGGATCGATGTCGCCTTTCTCGATGTGCTTCAACAGCATCGCGTGGTACTTGGGCACGTGGGTCTGGCCCATGCGGAACGTGAGACCTTTGTTCATCGCCGCGCCGAAGGGCAGCTTGTCCGGGAAGCCGATGTAGACGCCGGGCACCGAGAGGGTGCCGCCCTTGCGGCAGCACATGATCGCTTCGCGCAGCGCGTGCGCGCGGTCGGTCCCGAGATAGAGCTCCGCCTTCACCTTGTCGAGCGCCGCGTCGAAGCTGCCGCTCGCGTGCGCTTCGCAGCCGACGGCGTCGATGCAGCGGTCGGGACCGCGCCCCCTGGTCATCTCCATCAGACGCTCGTAGACGTCTTCCTTGTCGAAGTCGATCGTCTCGGCCTTGCCCCTGGTCTGCGCCATGAGCAGCCGCTCGGGGACGCGGTCTATCGCGATCACGCGTCCCGCGCCGAGCATCCACGCGCTCTGGATGCAGAACTGCGCGACCGGGCCGCAGCCCCACACCGCGACGGTATCGCCGGGCTGGATCTCGGCGTTCTCGGCCGCCATGTAGCCGGTCGGAAAGATGTCGGAGAGGAACAGCACCTGCTCGTCGGCAAGATCGCTCTCGATTTTCAGCGGACCGACGTCGGCATAAGGGACCCGCAGGTACTCGGCCTGCCCACCGGCGAAACCGCCGAGCATGTGCGAGTAGCCGAACAGCCCCGCCGGCGACTGTCCCATCACCTTCGCGGCCATCTCCTTGTTGGGATTGGACTCGTCGCAGGCCGAGAACATGCCCTGCTCGCAAAACCAGCACGTCCCGCACGAGATCGTGAAAGGCACGACCACGCGGTCGCCCTTTTTCAGCTTCTTCACCGCCGGGCCGACCTCGACGACGACGCCCATCGGCTCGTGGCCGAGCACGTCGCCTTTCTCCATCGTCTTCATGTAGCCGTCGTAGAGATGGAGATCCGAGCCGCAGATCGCCGTCGACGTGATCTGCACGATCACGTCTTTGGAGTCCTTCAGGATGGGATCGGGGACGTTGTCGATGCGGACGTCCTCCTTGCCGTGGTAACACAATGCGCGCATGCCGCCCTCCGTCTTCAGGTCATGCAGCGTTGCACGGCGTATGCCCGCGCGGTCGCGCTTCAGCGGTCGCCGGGCGGTCGATCGCCACGCGCAGGCCTGAGCGATTCGGCGACATCGCCGAAATTGATCCTGTAGCCGTGCCTGCGTGCGTCCTGCACGCATTCGTAGAAATAGCGGAAGAGAGACCTGGAGCGCCTGCTGCCGGCACGCCAGCCCCAGCCGTACTGCAACGCGCCGGCGGGCTCGGCGAAGATCGTACAGGTCTTGCCGCCGCCGGGCCGGTCTTCGGCGGCCTTATCGGCGCGAGGTTCTGGGGCGTTCATGTCGCCTTTCGTGAAGGTGCGGCGCTCTTGGAAAAGCGCTTCTGATCGTCCGGTGCGGCCGCGGATCGACCGCGCCTTGGACTGTAGAGCGTGCGCGGTCGCAGCGTCGGTACGGGATCGTACGCCCGGCCCCGCGGAAATCCCTAGACAGGCCGCTTCAGTCGCCCGCGATCTCCACGCGGTTGCGCCCGCCGCGCTTGGCGCGGTAGAGCGCATCGTCGGCCGCGCGCACCAGCGCGTCGACATCGAGCGCCGCGGGGCCGCCGCCCGCGACGCCGAAGCTCGCGGTGATCGGCACGGCGCCGCTCGCGGTGATCGCCGGGGTGTTCGCGATCGCGCGGCGCGCGCGCTCCGCGACCTCGAACGCCTGCTGCGCGTTGCACGAGGGCAGCACGAGCACGAACTCTTCGCCGCCGTAACGGCCGAGCGCGTCGTACGCACGCAGCACGCTCTTCAGCCGTGCCGCGGCTTCGCGCAGCACGGCGTCGCCCGCGGGATGGCCGTGGGTGTCGTTGATCTGCTTGAAGTGATCGAGGTCGGCGATGACCACGCCGACCGGCGCCTGCGTGCGAGCGGACTGCGCGAGCTCGCGCTTGAGCACGTCGAAGATCGCGCCGCGATTCATCGCGCCGGTCAGCGCGTCCTGCGTCGCTTGCACGCGCAGCGCTTCCTGCAGCACCACGATGCGCTCGCCCGCGCGCACGCGCACGCGCAGCTCGTCGGCGTCGAACGGCTTCGGGATGTAGTCGTCGGCGCCGGCCTGCATGCCCGCGACGATGTCTTCCTTGCGCGCTTTGCCGGTGAGCATGAGGATGTAGATGTACGGGCCGGTGCGCGCTTCGCGCACGCGGCGGCAGAGCTCGATGCCGTCCATGCCGGGCATCATCCAGTCGATGATGGCGAGCTGCGGCGTGTCGTGGCGCTGCAGGATCTCCCACGCTTCGCGGCCGTCGCGCGCCGCGACGACCTCGTAGCCGGCCTTGGTCAGCGCCGATTCCAGCATGAAAAGGCCGACTTCCTCGTCTTCCGCGATCAGCACTTTCACCGTTCGTCCTCCGCACGCACCGCTTCGAGCGCCGCGGTGAGTCGTTCGATCTCGGCGCCGAGCTCGCCGCGCGCGGCCTGCGCCTGGGAGAGATCCCGCGTTTCGGCGAGGTCTTCGAGATGCTGCGCGGCCTCGCGCGCGGCGCGGGCGCCGAACATCGCCACCGAGCCCTTGAGCTTGTGCGCCGCGATCTCCAGCGCGCCCGCATCGCCGGCGGCCATCGCGGCGTCGATGTCCTGCATCACCCGCGGGGTCTGGCGCAGGTAGATCGCGATCATGCCGGAGAGCAGCTCGCGCTCGCCGTCGACCGCATCGAGCGCGGTCTTGAGGTCGAAAACTTCGGGTACTTGCGACAGGATCGTCTCCTCTGGATGTAGGGCGGCATCGCGGTCGAGCACCGCCGCGATCGCCTTGTAGAAAGCCGCGATGCGCACGGGCTTGGAGATGAAGGCATCCATGCCCGCCGCAAGGCAGCGCGCTTCGTCGGTGCTGGCGGCGTTGGCGGTGAGCGCGATGATCGGCGTGTACGTGGCGCGCGCTCTTTCGCGGTCCCTGATCGCAGCGGTCGCTGCCAGTCCATCCATCTGCGGCATCTGCAAATCCATCAGGATCAGATCGAAACGTCCATCCTCCCACGCGGCGAGGGCTTCGAGCCCGGTGCCGACGACCACCGCCTCGTGGCCTCGCCTCGCGAGCAGCCTCACCGCGAGCGCGCGATTGACCTCGTTGTCCTCGGCGATCAGGACGCGCAGACTGCGGCCTTCGCCCGCCGTGCCCGCACCGTCGCCGTCGCAAGCCGCCATCCGATGTCCCCGAGTTTTGGCGATTGTAGGGAAACTGGGCGCCGCACGGGGATAGCCGGTGTTGCCCGCTGCGCGGCGGCGCTGGCATCATCGGGTGCCAACGAGGAGGAAACCTCAATGCAGAGACGCGGGTTCCTGCAGGCGTGTGCGGGCTGCATCGCGCTCCACGCGAGGGCGGCCGACGCGGCCGGCGAGCTTCAGCCGCGCGCGTGGTCGCGCGTGCGCCTCGTCGACGAAGGCGGCAAGCCGCTGCGCGCCTCGACTCTCGTGGCGGGCCGCAACTACATCTTCCACTATCCGTT
This genomic window contains:
- a CDS encoding zinc-dependent alcohol dehydrogenase, whose product is MRALCYHGKEDVRIDNVPDPILKDSKDVIVQITSTAICGSDLHLYDGYMKTMEKGDVLGHEPMGVVVEVGPAVKKLKKGDRVVVPFTISCGTCWFCEQGMFSACDESNPNKEMAAKVMGQSPAGLFGYSHMLGGFAGGQAEYLRVPYADVGPLKIESDLADEQVLFLSDIFPTGYMAAENAEIQPGDTVAVWGCGPVAQFCIQSAWMLGAGRVIAIDRVPERLLMAQTRGKAETIDFDKEDVYERLMEMTRGRGPDRCIDAVGCEAHASGSFDAALDKVKAELYLGTDRAHALREAIMCCRKGGTLSVPGVYIGFPDKLPFGAAMNKGLTFRMGQTHVPKYHAMLLKHIEKGDIDPSFVVTHRLPLDEGPKAYKTFRDKDDGCIKVVLKP
- a CDS encoding diguanylate cyclase; protein product: MKVLIAEDEEVGLFMLESALTKAGYEVVAARDGREAWEILQRHDTPQLAIIDWMMPGMDGIELCRRVREARTGPYIYILMLTGKARKEDIVAGMQAGADDYIPKPFDADELRVRVRAGERIVVLQEALRVQATQDALTGAMNRGAIFDVLKRELAQSARTQAPVGVVIADLDHFKQINDTHGHPAGDAVLREAAARLKSVLRAYDALGRYGGEEFVLVLPSCNAQQAFEVAERARRAIANTPAITASGAVPITASFGVAGGGPAALDVDALVRAADDALYRAKRGGRNRVEIAGD
- a CDS encoding response regulator, whose translation is MAACDGDGAGTAGEGRSLRVLIAEDNEVNRALAVRLLARRGHEAVVVGTGLEALAAWEDGRFDLILMDLQMPQMDGLAATAAIRDRERARATYTPIIALTANAASTDEARCLAAGMDAFISKPVRIAAFYKAIAAVLDRDAALHPEETILSQVPEVFDLKTALDAVDGERELLSGMIAIYLRQTPRVMQDIDAAMAAGDAGALEIAAHKLKGSVAMFGARAAREAAQHLEDLAETRDLSQAQAARGELGAEIERLTAALEAVRAEDER